The genomic interval AGGATATACCAAGACTCCTTGAGGCTATAAAGGATTATGACCTTGTCAGCGGGTGGAGGAAAAAAAGGAAAGACAAATTTCTGACGAGAAGGCTCCCTTCAATGATAGCCAACTGGATTATAAGCAGGGTTACAGGGGTCAGGCTCCATGATTATGGGTGCTCATTAAAGGCTTATAGAAGGGATGTTGTAAAGAATCTGAGACTTTACGGTGAGATGCATAGATTTATCCCCGCTGTTGCAAGCTGGTATGGCGTGAGGGTTGCTGAGATAGAAACCAGACATCACCCAAGACTGAGAGGAAAATCAAAATATGGAATTTCAAGGACAATAAAGGTGTTGCTTGACCTGATAACAGTGAAATTCCTTCAGAGTTTTTCTACAAAGCCTATGCAATTTTTCGGACCTGTGGGTATGATATTCGGGATAACTGGTGTTGGCATATCCTTATATCTTTCTGTGGAAAAACTTTTCAGGGGAGTTAATATTGGCGGGAGACCCCTTTTACTTTTAGGTGCTCTTTTGATAATAGTAGGTGTTCAATTTGTTGGCATGGGACTTCTTGGCGAAATGCTTGTAAGAGTTTATCACGAGAGCCAGAAAAAACCAATATATGCAATAAAAAAGATACTCGGTCCGGGAAAGTAAAATAACCTTGTATATCTCAGGACAAAAAATTCTCAGTTCAGGAATAAATAATATAGTCAAAAAAACAGTAATACTTATTTTAAAGCTTTCTGTAAGTTCTATTCTTTTTTATTTCTTGATTTCAAGGGTTGGCACTCATACTATTATTAATAACATCAAGGCATTAAATCTTACTGCCTTTCTTTCAGCAGTAGGAATATATATAGTTGCGACCTACATTTCTTCTATGAGATGGAATTTACTTATACACGAGAGCATAAAGACAAAAAGGCTCTTTTCTCTTTACATGATTGGATCATTTTTCAATGCCTATATGCCAGGAATAATAGGGGGAGATGCTGTAAAGGCATATTATCTAAGCAGGGTGCTGAAGAGTGTTGAGCATCATGCGTCACGCACTCAACACTCAACACTTGATGCATTTACTATTGCAATAGCCTCTGTGTTTATGGATAGATATATAGGATTTTTTGCTCTTTTAATAATCAGTATTATTGCCTTTCCATTTGGGTACCAGTATTTGGAGGGAACACATGTAAAGTGGCTCATGCCCGCTGTTTTAGCTGCCTTTATTTTAGGCAGCCTTGTTGTCTTTAAGTTTAGATTTGGTGAAAGGATTAAGTTTCTTTTTAAAATCTATGAATATTTCCAGCTCTATAGCAGAAAGAAAGGT from Dissulfurispira thermophila carries:
- a CDS encoding glycosyltransferase family 2 protein, with protein sequence MSVSVVVPLYNEEENINILHERLKDVLDNIGTEYEIIYVDDGSNDKTLSLLEDIQKTDKDVIVLSLRRNFGQTAAFAAGFDFARGDIVITMDGDLQNDPKDIPRLLEAIKDYDLVSGWRKKRKDKFLTRRLPSMIANWIISRVTGVRLHDYGCSLKAYRRDVVKNLRLYGEMHRFIPAVASWYGVRVAEIETRHHPRLRGKSKYGISRTIKVLLDLITVKFLQSFSTKPMQFFGPVGMIFGITGVGISLYLSVEKLFRGVNIGGRPLLLLGALLIIVGVQFVGMGLLGEMLVRVYHESQKKPIYAIKKILGPGK
- a CDS encoding lysylphosphatidylglycerol synthase transmembrane domain-containing protein, translating into MYISGQKILSSGINNIVKKTVILILKLSVSSILFYFLISRVGTHTIINNIKALNLTAFLSAVGIYIVATYISSMRWNLLIHESIKTKRLFSLYMIGSFFNAYMPGIIGGDAVKAYYLSRVLKSVEHHASRTQHSTLDAFTIAIASVFMDRYIGFFALLIISIIAFPFGYQYLEGTHVKWLMPAVLAAFILGSLVVFKFRFGERIKFLFKIYEYFQLYSRKKGILFRAFLYSVIIQIFGITAVYILSRGISLNISFMSLMIFVPIIILISFIPVSISGIGLREGAFVVFLGTLGVPSHLAMTLSIVWFLSSVTASLWGLFEYLRFKAVLGSEVK